One window from the genome of Pseudanabaena yagii GIHE-NHR1 encodes:
- a CDS encoding transposase, with translation MKGEDFLTFIQDDLVPKLRPEHKIIMDNLNCHKVESVAQAITESGAKILHLPTYSPDFNPIEMMWSVLKCFFGLLRPQYQKLLQHLINIFHYLLEKDFFKNWFTKCSYCTT, from the coding sequence ATGAAAGGGGAAGATTTTCTCACCTTTATCCAAGATGACCTAGTGCCTAAATTACGTCCTGAGCATAAGATAATCATGGATAACCTCAACTGCCATAAAGTTGAGAGTGTAGCACAAGCAATCACAGAGAGCGGTGCTAAGATTTTGCATTTACCCACCTATTCTCCTGATTTTAATCCAATTGAAATGATGTGGTCGGTTCTCAAATGTTTTTTTGGATTGCTCAGACCTCAGTATCAAAAACTACTCCAGCATTTAATCAACATTTTCCATTACTTGTTAGAAAAGGATTTCTTCAAAAATTGGTTTACTAAGTGTTCTTACTGTACTACTTAA
- a CDS encoding adenylyl-sulfate kinase, translating into MKYKGFTLWLTGLSGSGKTTIAQGVAERLRTQGRRCTNEG; encoded by the coding sequence ATGAAATATAAAGGCTTTACCTTATGGCTAACAGGACTAAGTGGTTCGGGTAAAACTACAATTGCCCAAGGAGTAGCAGAACGTTTAAGAACACAGGGTCGGCGTTGCACAAATGAAGGATGA
- a CDS encoding phosphoketolase family protein, whose product MVATPNTTNAATPAFKDDFREGIQYFGEPLEGFDELGRIPVLSPDKSGVTDPRDRASVFQTLLAADALRYLTLQITGSKASGHPGGFASSAEAVAAFYMLGHKNMPTEVGHHAPGYYSAMFLDRSLEDMGINTVAQMRDRYREKHGLLGHLSGYIPGILAPAGPLGQGQHFAMAGALLHRDKLFPVTIGDGGLGEPYPISSIAHFHTAYPEVTNFVPILVWNGYSQEHHSMVSTKTNAEMIAFWKGNGFDEVILVDAKDFDDQNQTGAYVDSTAFSLKQRLVFTEAVLVGADQAAKLAFGGKLTVFIIKQLKGAGVHARGAKSHNLYAHHTLDNPDVVAGLKSRALNPEAWQTVSTNLQWAGGGSSSKTAVTESVLPLTDLGTLPLEEYAVGGEAKIATTAMGRLVGYVGQTDKRFIVTNADGNEASGIANINQALKINHPTTDDLYNQAPGGQVYEPLNEDACAGLAVGLALFGSRTLWCSYESFAINGLPIWQTVTQAMAELRRPTPATVCLFTAGALEQGRNGWTHQRPEIEGYFASMMRNGNIFPLFPLDANSIQVCYDWALKAVNKGVVITASKSPLPIRTTFEQNRQALEDGAIALQEIAGSKKVVFAVIGDMMLLPVYEAAQKLAEQGIGSKIVSIVSPRRLYRSTDVAWDTCSEPDGKFLSDADFEALFGGDALIGVVGGASAMLEPVMLRSNSKRDVFSWKRGETTASAGQLFDFNGMNAQAISDRAKQLLA is encoded by the coding sequence ATGGTCGCAACCCCTAACACCACAAACGCAGCCACTCCCGCCTTCAAAGATGACTTTCGCGAAGGCATTCAGTACTTTGGCGAACCGTTGGAGGGGTTCGACGAACTCGGACGGATTCCTGTCCTCAGCCCTGATAAATCTGGTGTTACCGATCCTCGCGATCGCGCATCGGTTTTCCAAACGTTACTAGCTGCAGATGCTTTGCGCTATCTCACCTTACAAATTACAGGTAGCAAAGCATCAGGACACCCCGGAGGATTTGCCAGCAGTGCTGAAGCTGTTGCCGCATTCTATATGCTCGGTCATAAGAATATGCCAACGGAAGTAGGACACCATGCTCCCGGTTATTACAGTGCGATGTTTTTAGATCGATCCCTCGAAGATATGGGAATTAATACTGTTGCTCAAATGCGCGATCGCTATCGTGAAAAACATGGCTTACTCGGTCACTTGTCGGGCTATATCCCCGGAATTCTTGCACCTGCGGGTCCTCTAGGACAAGGACAGCATTTTGCGATGGCAGGTGCTTTGTTGCATCGCGATAAATTATTCCCTGTCACCATCGGTGATGGTGGACTAGGTGAACCCTATCCCATTAGCTCGATCGCCCATTTCCATACCGCCTATCCTGAAGTTACCAATTTTGTACCGATTTTGGTATGGAACGGCTATAGCCAAGAGCATCACAGCATGGTTTCCACTAAAACTAATGCCGAGATGATTGCTTTCTGGAAAGGCAATGGCTTTGATGAAGTAATTCTGGTTGATGCTAAGGATTTTGATGATCAAAATCAAACAGGTGCTTATGTCGATAGTACTGCTTTCTCTCTAAAACAACGTCTTGTCTTTACCGAAGCAGTTCTCGTTGGTGCAGATCAAGCTGCGAAACTTGCCTTTGGTGGAAAGCTGACCGTATTTATCATCAAACAACTTAAGGGAGCAGGTGTTCACGCTCGTGGCGCAAAATCCCATAATCTCTATGCCCATCACACCCTCGACAATCCCGATGTTGTTGCTGGCTTAAAATCTCGCGCTCTCAATCCTGAAGCATGGCAAACCGTCAGCACCAACTTGCAATGGGCTGGTGGTGGTTCTTCTTCTAAAACAGCTGTTACCGAATCCGTACTACCTCTAACTGATTTAGGAACCTTGCCCTTAGAAGAATATGCCGTTGGTGGAGAAGCGAAGATTGCGACAACCGCAATGGGTCGTCTAGTTGGCTATGTTGGACAAACCGATAAGCGCTTCATCGTCACCAATGCCGATGGTAATGAAGCTTCGGGTATTGCGAATATCAACCAAGCTCTGAAAATCAATCACCCTACTACTGATGATCTCTATAACCAAGCTCCCGGTGGACAGGTTTATGAACCTCTGAATGAAGATGCCTGTGCTGGTTTAGCGGTTGGTTTAGCGCTATTTGGTAGCCGCACTCTCTGGTGTTCCTATGAATCCTTTGCAATTAATGGACTTCCCATTTGGCAAACCGTAACTCAGGCAATGGCAGAGCTGCGTCGTCCCACTCCTGCAACTGTGTGTTTATTTACCGCAGGTGCTTTAGAGCAAGGTCGCAACGGCTGGACACACCAACGTCCTGAAATCGAAGGTTACTTTGCATCGATGATGCGTAATGGCAATATCTTCCCTCTCTTTCCTCTTGATGCCAATAGCATTCAAGTTTGTTATGACTGGGCTTTGAAGGCGGTCAATAAAGGTGTGGTCATTACCGCTAGTAAGTCACCTCTACCTATCCGTACTACCTTCGAGCAAAATCGCCAAGCTCTCGAAGATGGCGCGATCGCTTTGCAAGAAATCGCAGGTAGTAAGAAGGTTGTCTTCGCTGTTATCGGCGACATGATGCTATTGCCTGTATATGAAGCAGCGCAAAAGCTAGCTGAGCAAGGTATAGGTTCTAAGATTGTTTCCATTGTTAGCCCCCGTCGCCTCTATAGGTCAACGGATGTGGCTTGGGATACTTGCTCTGAGCCAGATGGCAAGTTCCTTAGTGATGCTGATTTTGAGGCACTATTTGGTGGTGATGCTCTCATTGGTGTCGTCGGTGGTGCTTCGGCAATGCTGGAACCTGTGATGCTCCGTAGCAACAGTAAGCGCGATGTCTTCTCATGGAAGCGTGGCGAAACTACCGCTTCGGCTGGTCAGTTGTTTGATTTTAATGGCATGAATGCTCAGGCAATTAGCGATCGCGCTAAGCAGTTACTTGCCTAA